A portion of the Streptomyces coeruleoprunus genome contains these proteins:
- the fxsA gene encoding FxSxx-COOH cyclophane-containing RiPP peptide has translation MSAQTSSTFAAAKKNRVPLAEIDVRGADTAKKLSRVLPSENARGQRTSTFNSAL, from the coding sequence GTGAGCGCTCAGACCTCATCGACCTTCGCAGCCGCGAAGAAGAACAGGGTGCCCCTCGCCGAGATCGATGTGCGCGGCGCGGACACCGCCAAGAAGCTCAGCCGCGTCCTGCCCTCCGAGAATGCCCGGGGACAGCGTACGTCCACGTTCAACTCGGCGCTCTGA
- the fxsBH gene encoding radical SAM/SPASM protein FxsBH, inactivated beta-hydroxylase extension form — MTGPPVPFREIVLKVHSRCDLACDHCYVYEHADQSWRTRPRTISDEAISQVALRLAEHAETHDLPSVSVILHGGEPLLAGPARLRRVCEELTRTLTPVTRLDLRIHTNGLQLSPRHLDVFDTFDVKVGISLDGDRAANDRHRRFADGRSSHPLVLRAVELLHGERYRHLDLGLLCTVDVANDPVAVYDALTALDPPRIDFLLPHATWEHPPPRPDGSPTAYADWILTVFDRWNAQGRPVPVRLFESVLSTLGGGPSLTESLGLAPTDLVVVETDGTLEQVDSLKSAYDGAAATGFDVFRHSFDEVAAHPGIRARRLGLDGVADTCRRCPVVRSCGGGLYTHRYRPGTGFANPSVYCTDLAALVRGIEERAAATLVPPALTGPDALAADHLELTRMLLARLHGEVADRGGDDTWDEAWELAGSVERDGPDALDHVLAHPYTRTWLLTALDALRLARPDALPLARQLPRHLAAAVVRGALGTPVRLTLNGRSLDLPTLGTLRLPAPGRFEVRATGDGGFLVRGAGAERHIAAPAVPGPGWFPVRHAGGLVLDDRDPYRDCYGTPATGPLDGPRTTDWTDRLTRALALLRDAGIQDPERWLTTLTPLTGTEPHVGRHGFGALGVPFDGTPRDLARALVRGARRARLHALLDVADLHALDGAWTHPSPWHEKPVPVSVLLAEVYERAGLAAYEPGHTDHLDRVLDLLEKAAELTVAGKHLVAEVRKEAAYRR; from the coding sequence ATGACAGGACCCCCGGTCCCCTTCCGCGAGATCGTCCTCAAAGTCCACAGCCGCTGTGATCTCGCCTGTGATCACTGCTATGTCTACGAACACGCCGATCAGAGCTGGCGCACCCGACCCAGGACCATCTCCGACGAGGCGATCTCCCAGGTGGCTCTGCGACTGGCGGAGCACGCCGAGACCCACGACCTGCCCTCCGTGTCAGTGATCCTGCACGGAGGGGAGCCCCTGCTGGCGGGACCCGCGCGACTGCGCCGCGTCTGCGAGGAACTGACCCGGACGCTCACCCCCGTCACCCGCCTCGATCTGCGGATCCACACCAACGGGCTCCAGCTCTCGCCCCGCCACCTCGACGTCTTCGACACGTTCGACGTCAAGGTCGGCATCTCCCTCGACGGCGACAGGGCCGCCAACGACCGGCACCGCCGCTTCGCCGACGGCCGCAGCAGCCACCCCCTGGTCCTGCGGGCCGTGGAACTCCTGCACGGCGAGCGCTACCGCCACCTCGACCTCGGCCTGCTGTGCACCGTCGACGTCGCCAACGACCCGGTCGCCGTGTACGACGCGCTCACCGCGCTCGACCCGCCGCGCATCGACTTCCTGCTGCCGCACGCCACCTGGGAGCACCCGCCGCCCCGCCCGGACGGCTCGCCCACCGCGTACGCCGACTGGATCCTCACCGTCTTCGACCGGTGGAACGCCCAGGGGCGGCCCGTGCCCGTACGGCTCTTCGAGTCCGTCCTGTCCACCCTCGGCGGCGGCCCCAGCCTCACCGAGTCCCTCGGCCTCGCCCCCACCGACCTCGTCGTCGTCGAGACCGACGGCACCCTCGAACAGGTCGACTCCCTCAAGAGCGCCTACGACGGCGCCGCCGCCACCGGCTTCGACGTGTTCCGCCACTCCTTCGACGAGGTCGCGGCCCACCCCGGCATCCGCGCCCGCCGGCTGGGCCTCGACGGCGTCGCCGACACCTGCCGCCGCTGCCCCGTCGTGCGCTCCTGCGGCGGCGGCCTCTACACCCACCGCTACCGGCCCGGCACCGGCTTCGCCAACCCGTCCGTCTACTGCACCGACCTCGCAGCCCTCGTCCGCGGCATCGAGGAACGCGCCGCCGCCACCCTCGTACCCCCCGCCCTGACCGGCCCCGACGCGCTCGCCGCCGACCACCTGGAGCTGACCCGCATGCTCCTCGCCCGGCTCCACGGCGAGGTCGCGGACCGAGGCGGCGACGACACCTGGGACGAGGCATGGGAGCTGGCCGGCAGCGTGGAACGCGACGGGCCCGACGCCCTGGACCACGTCCTCGCCCACCCCTACACCCGCACCTGGCTGCTCACCGCCCTCGACGCCCTCCGCCTCGCCCGGCCGGACGCCCTCCCCCTCGCCCGGCAACTGCCCCGCCACCTCGCGGCCGCCGTCGTCCGGGGCGCTCTCGGCACCCCCGTACGGCTCACCCTGAACGGCCGCTCGCTGGACCTGCCCACCCTCGGCACCCTGCGCCTCCCGGCCCCCGGGCGGTTCGAGGTGCGGGCCACCGGCGACGGCGGCTTCCTCGTACGGGGCGCGGGCGCCGAGCGGCACATCGCCGCTCCCGCCGTGCCCGGCCCCGGCTGGTTCCCCGTCCGGCACGCCGGCGGGCTCGTGCTCGACGACCGCGACCCGTATCGCGACTGCTACGGCACCCCCGCCACCGGCCCCCTCGACGGGCCACGCACCACCGACTGGACCGACCGCCTCACCCGCGCCCTCGCCCTCCTGCGCGACGCCGGCATCCAGGACCCGGAGCGGTGGCTCACCACCCTCACCCCGCTCACCGGCACGGAGCCGCACGTCGGCCGCCACGGCTTCGGCGCCCTCGGCGTCCCCTTCGACGGCACCCCCCGGGACCTCGCCCGCGCCCTGGTGCGCGGTGCCCGGCGCGCCCGCCTCCACGCCCTGCTCGACGTCGCCGACCTCCACGCCCTGGACGGCGCCTGGACCCACCCGAGCCCCTGGCACGAGAAGCCCGTCCCGGTCTCCGTGCTCCTGGCCGAGGTGTACGAGCGGGCCGGCCTCGCGGCGTACGAACCCGGCCACACCGATCATCTGGACCGCGTTCTCGACCTGCTGGAAAAGGCCGCGGAACTCACCGTCGCCGGCAAACATCTGGTGGCCGAGGTGCGCAAAGAAGCCGCATACCGACGATGA
- the fsxC gene encoding FxsC protein encodes MRASPQQRAADHRPYFFLSYAHTPRYEAGGPDPDMWVERLFRDLCGHVMAMTDLPAGAPAGFMDREIRSGEGWSEKLADVLATCRVFVPLFSPRYFASEMCGKEWYAFAQRAIYHQAKHNRPAEAIVPALWVPVPPEQLPGPAERLQFNHRAFGDRYVTDGLYGLIKLRIFEKEYERAVYELAKRIVSVADTAGIGPGRPVEFRQAPSAFGPPGGGPRPLQVTVAAPTRHDLPEGRDPDYYGDMPQDWNPYHPDCARPVASLAEDLARSLNHQATVTSFDHDTVPLDTKAPPSRPEILLVDRWALQDEERRARLAAFDAENRPWVSVVVPWNRMDHQSRAAETELTEKLERTMPVKMGQGRAAGRAAARGVPSMEAFGQILPQVVEAAAQQYLRHATVYPPAGGRHTERPRLRAPMPGEFATTHLIPDTHEIAPDAEAPDDRQS; translated from the coding sequence GTGCGCGCGTCACCACAGCAGCGAGCGGCGGACCATCGGCCGTACTTCTTCCTGAGTTACGCACACACGCCGCGGTACGAGGCGGGCGGACCCGACCCCGACATGTGGGTCGAGCGGCTGTTCCGCGATCTGTGCGGCCATGTGATGGCCATGACGGATCTGCCCGCCGGAGCGCCGGCCGGATTCATGGACCGGGAGATACGTTCCGGTGAGGGCTGGTCGGAAAAGCTCGCCGACGTCCTGGCCACCTGCCGGGTCTTCGTCCCGCTCTTCTCACCCCGCTACTTCGCCAGCGAGATGTGCGGCAAGGAGTGGTACGCCTTCGCCCAGCGGGCGATCTACCACCAGGCCAAGCACAACAGACCCGCCGAGGCCATCGTCCCCGCCCTGTGGGTGCCCGTCCCGCCCGAACAGCTCCCCGGGCCCGCCGAACGGCTCCAGTTCAACCACCGCGCCTTCGGCGACCGGTATGTCACCGACGGCCTCTACGGCCTCATCAAACTGCGGATATTCGAGAAGGAGTACGAGCGGGCCGTCTACGAACTGGCCAAACGCATCGTCTCCGTCGCCGACACCGCCGGCATAGGCCCCGGCCGCCCCGTCGAGTTCCGCCAGGCCCCCAGCGCCTTCGGCCCGCCGGGCGGCGGCCCCCGCCCCCTCCAGGTCACCGTCGCCGCACCCACCCGGCACGACCTCCCCGAGGGCCGCGACCCCGACTACTACGGCGACATGCCGCAGGACTGGAACCCCTACCACCCGGACTGCGCCCGGCCCGTGGCCTCCCTCGCCGAGGACCTCGCCCGCTCCCTCAACCACCAGGCGACGGTGACCTCCTTCGACCACGACACCGTGCCCCTCGACACCAAGGCGCCGCCCAGCCGGCCCGAGATCCTGCTCGTCGACCGCTGGGCCCTCCAGGACGAGGAACGCCGCGCCCGGCTCGCCGCGTTCGACGCCGAGAACCGGCCCTGGGTGAGCGTCGTCGTCCCCTGGAACCGCATGGACCACCAGAGCCGCGCGGCCGAGACCGAGCTGACCGAGAAGCTGGAGCGGACCATGCCCGTCAAGATGGGACAGGGCCGCGCCGCCGGCCGGGCCGCCGCCCGCGGCGTCCCCAGCATGGAGGCGTTCGGGCAGATCCTGCCCCAGGTGGTCGAGGCGGCCGCGCAGCAGTACCTCCGGCACGCCACCGTCTACCCGCCCGCCGGCGGCCGCCACACCGAACGGCCCCGGCTGCGCGCCCCCATGCCCGGCGAGTTCGCCACCACGCACCTCATCCCCGACACGCACGAGATCGCGCCCGATGCGGAGGCCCCGGATGACCGCCAGTCGTGA
- the fxsT gene encoding FxSxx-COOH system tetratricopeptide repeat protein — protein sequence MTASRDGRIVTFYSYKGGTGRTMALANTAWILAANGKRVLAVDWDLEAPGLHRFFHPFLDPSTLGATTGVIDLITEYAWAATNPVQRPDDWHRDYARVQPHAVSLSPERLGWQFPAGGTLDFVSAGRQNREYSATVSTFDWDNFYDRLGGGHFFDALRDDMKAHYDYVLIDSRTGLSDIADICTVHLPDVLVDCFTLSDQSMDGAAAVARQIDERYGGRGIRIFPVPMRIDEGEKEKADAGRALARVKFDGFPTGLTGEELSSYWGAVEIPYRPYYAYEETLATFGDDAGIANSLLSAFERLTAVITDQRVTAMPSVEEETRLRIRDAFTRRRPAQPADLFLSYVAENRMWADWIESVLTRAGFRVVPRDVSADASGHGADPHTEADGAARTVVLLSSAYLKSARAVEFWRRATAEDPSGGRRHLLPLRVGDVRLTAPYIDRNPVDLFRLDEAHATSALLRALDRPARPADAGAPGPRFPGTVPTIWNAPPRNPGFTGRSIVLERMRDQLGGGMAVVLPQPQTLYGLGGVGKTQVALEYVHRFMADYDLVWWMSAEQADDVVAGLAELAVRLGAQVGEDMATASQEAVDLLRRGIPSHRWLLVFDNADDPDQLKRFFPTGGHILVTSRNQTWSQYGDSLPVDVFLREESVEHLQRRARGLSARDADRVAEAVGDLPLAVEQAAAWIAETATPVSAYLEQLEQAAASTLALNQPAGYPEPVAATWNVSIERLKERSPAAVRLLQLCAFFAPEPIHANLLYSKEMIEALKPYDASLQEKLVLGRVIREIGRFALAKVDQVSNSIQVHRLVQAVIRAQLTEEEQREARHAVHRILAGARPDDDEPIDNPSTWPRFATIWPHLTTSEARYCREPETRRLLIDRVRYLWKRGDWQTAWTLGCELREAWREMLGDDDLQYLYLRFHLSNILRSQGRYVEARELDEVTLERQRAVLGPSHPHTYMTTSGLAMDLGTLGHYGRAMELATEAHEGFQQIFHESHPRTLAAANNLALNLRMVGQYARAREIDQEVFDRRTEVLGPDHPYTLSSATSLARDLREVGRWEDSVALLSRTYAAYKETLGRAFPGTLAAAKSLAVSLRRAGLLEDARRLTTATRNRYRAKYTSANPDSLACDLNLAADLYAAGEPVAARDLAQEVVDQYRKVPGERHPYTLAALNNLGIYQWGCGAPDVAEQLLEAALAVMREVLGERHPHALFCTVNLANAKADLGELDRALEIERRTVGALREVLGAHHPEVLAVASNLSVTLGALGRKGEAAQLRAETAGELVRVVGEEHALTRLAREERRVHRDLEPLAV from the coding sequence ATGACCGCCAGTCGTGATGGACGCATCGTCACCTTCTACTCGTACAAGGGTGGTACGGGGCGGACGATGGCCCTGGCCAACACGGCCTGGATCCTGGCCGCCAACGGCAAGCGGGTGCTCGCCGTCGACTGGGACCTGGAGGCCCCCGGCCTGCACCGGTTCTTCCACCCCTTCCTCGACCCCTCCACCCTCGGCGCCACCACCGGCGTCATCGACCTGATCACCGAGTACGCCTGGGCCGCCACCAACCCCGTGCAGCGCCCCGACGACTGGCACCGCGACTACGCGCGCGTCCAGCCGCACGCCGTGTCCCTCAGCCCCGAGCGGCTGGGCTGGCAGTTCCCCGCCGGCGGCACCCTCGACTTCGTCTCCGCCGGGAGACAGAACCGCGAGTACTCCGCGACCGTCTCGACCTTCGACTGGGACAACTTCTACGACCGGCTCGGCGGCGGCCACTTCTTCGACGCCCTGCGCGACGACATGAAGGCCCACTACGACTACGTCCTCATCGACAGCCGCACCGGCCTCAGCGACATCGCCGACATCTGCACCGTCCACCTGCCCGACGTCCTCGTCGACTGCTTCACGCTCAGCGACCAGTCCATGGACGGCGCCGCCGCCGTCGCCCGCCAGATCGACGAGCGCTACGGCGGCCGCGGCATCCGCATCTTCCCCGTACCGATGCGGATCGACGAGGGCGAGAAGGAGAAGGCCGACGCCGGACGCGCCCTCGCCCGGGTCAAGTTCGACGGCTTCCCCACCGGGCTCACCGGCGAGGAGCTGTCCTCCTACTGGGGCGCCGTCGAGATCCCCTACCGGCCCTACTACGCCTACGAGGAGACCCTCGCCACCTTCGGCGACGACGCCGGCATCGCCAACTCCCTCCTCTCCGCGTTCGAACGGCTCACCGCCGTCATCACCGACCAGCGCGTCACCGCCATGCCCTCCGTCGAGGAGGAGACCCGGCTGCGGATCCGCGACGCCTTCACCCGCCGCCGCCCCGCCCAGCCCGCCGACCTGTTCCTGTCGTACGTCGCCGAGAACCGCATGTGGGCCGACTGGATCGAGTCCGTCCTCACCCGCGCCGGGTTCCGCGTCGTGCCCCGCGACGTCTCCGCCGACGCCTCCGGCCACGGCGCCGACCCGCACACCGAGGCCGACGGCGCGGCCCGCACCGTGGTGCTGCTCTCCAGCGCCTACCTGAAGTCGGCGCGCGCCGTGGAGTTCTGGCGGCGGGCCACCGCCGAGGACCCGAGCGGCGGGCGCCGCCACCTGCTGCCGCTGCGCGTCGGCGACGTCCGGCTCACCGCCCCCTACATCGACCGCAACCCGGTCGACCTGTTCCGGCTCGACGAGGCGCACGCCACCAGCGCGCTGCTGCGCGCCCTCGACCGGCCCGCCAGGCCCGCCGACGCCGGGGCGCCCGGACCCCGCTTCCCCGGCACGGTCCCCACGATCTGGAACGCGCCGCCCCGCAACCCCGGCTTCACCGGCCGGTCCATCGTCCTGGAGCGGATGCGCGACCAGCTCGGCGGCGGCATGGCCGTCGTCCTGCCGCAGCCCCAGACGCTGTACGGGCTCGGCGGCGTCGGCAAGACCCAGGTCGCCCTGGAGTACGTGCACCGCTTCATGGCCGACTACGACCTGGTGTGGTGGATGTCCGCGGAACAGGCCGACGACGTCGTCGCCGGCCTCGCCGAGCTGGCCGTACGGCTCGGCGCCCAGGTCGGCGAGGACATGGCCACCGCCTCGCAGGAGGCCGTGGACCTGCTGCGGCGCGGCATCCCCTCGCACCGCTGGCTGCTCGTCTTCGACAACGCCGACGACCCCGACCAGCTCAAACGGTTCTTCCCGACCGGCGGCCACATCCTCGTCACCTCCCGCAACCAGACCTGGTCGCAGTACGGCGACTCCCTGCCCGTCGACGTGTTCCTGCGCGAGGAGTCGGTGGAGCACCTCCAGCGGCGGGCCCGGGGGCTCAGCGCCCGGGACGCCGACCGGGTCGCCGAGGCCGTCGGCGACCTGCCGCTCGCCGTCGAGCAGGCCGCGGCGTGGATCGCGGAGACGGCCACACCCGTCTCCGCCTACCTGGAACAGCTGGAGCAGGCGGCCGCCAGCACCCTCGCGCTCAACCAGCCCGCCGGCTACCCCGAGCCGGTCGCCGCGACCTGGAACGTCTCCATCGAACGCCTCAAGGAACGCTCACCCGCGGCGGTCCGGCTGCTCCAGCTGTGCGCGTTCTTCGCGCCCGAGCCGATCCACGCGAACCTCCTCTACAGCAAGGAGATGATCGAGGCGCTCAAGCCGTACGACGCCTCCCTCCAGGAGAAGCTGGTCCTCGGCCGGGTCATCCGGGAGATCGGCCGGTTCGCCCTCGCCAAGGTGGACCAGGTGTCCAACTCCATCCAGGTCCACCGGCTCGTCCAGGCCGTGATCCGGGCCCAGCTCACCGAGGAGGAGCAGCGGGAGGCCCGGCACGCCGTCCACCGCATCCTCGCGGGGGCGCGGCCCGACGACGACGAGCCGATCGACAACCCGTCCACCTGGCCGCGCTTCGCCACGATCTGGCCGCACCTGACCACATCGGAGGCACGGTACTGCCGCGAGCCCGAGACCCGGCGGCTGCTGATCGACCGCGTCCGCTACCTGTGGAAGCGCGGCGACTGGCAGACGGCGTGGACGCTCGGCTGCGAACTGCGCGAGGCGTGGCGGGAGATGCTGGGCGACGACGACCTCCAGTACCTGTACCTGCGCTTCCACCTCTCCAACATCCTGCGCTCGCAGGGTCGTTACGTGGAGGCGCGGGAGCTGGACGAGGTGACCCTGGAACGGCAGCGTGCCGTCCTCGGGCCGTCGCACCCCCACACGTACATGACCACCAGCGGCCTCGCCATGGACCTCGGCACGCTCGGCCACTACGGCAGGGCGATGGAGCTGGCCACCGAGGCGCACGAGGGCTTCCAGCAGATCTTCCACGAGTCCCACCCGCGCACGCTGGCCGCCGCGAACAACCTCGCGCTGAACCTGCGCATGGTCGGGCAGTACGCGCGGGCCCGCGAGATCGACCAGGAGGTCTTCGACCGGCGCACCGAGGTGCTGGGCCCCGACCACCCGTACACCCTGTCCTCCGCGACGTCCCTCGCCCGTGACCTGCGGGAGGTCGGCCGGTGGGAGGACTCGGTCGCGCTGCTGAGCCGTACGTACGCCGCGTACAAGGAGACGCTGGGCCGGGCCTTCCCCGGGACGCTCGCGGCGGCGAAGAGCCTCGCGGTGTCGCTGCGGCGCGCCGGACTCCTGGAGGACGCCCGCCGGCTGACGACGGCGACCCGCAACCGCTACCGCGCCAAGTACACCTCGGCGAACCCCGACTCGCTCGCCTGCGACCTGAACCTGGCCGCCGACCTGTACGCGGCGGGGGAGCCCGTCGCGGCCCGGGACCTGGCGCAGGAGGTCGTCGACCAGTACCGCAAGGTGCCCGGCGAACGGCACCCGTACACCCTGGCCGCCCTCAACAACCTGGGCATCTACCAGTGGGGGTGCGGCGCGCCCGACGTGGCCGAGCAGCTGCTGGAGGCGGCGCTGGCGGTGATGCGGGAGGTGCTGGGCGAGCGGCACCCGCACGCGCTGTTCTGCACGGTGAACCTGGCCAACGCCAAGGCGGACCTGGGGGAGCTGGACCGGGCGCTGGAGATCGAGCGCCGGACCGTGGGGGCCCTGCGCGAGGTGCTGGGCGCGCACCATCCGGAGGTGCTGGCCGTGGCGTCCAACCTGTCCGTCACGCTCGGGGCGCTGGGGCGGAAGGGGGAGGCGGCGCAGTTGCGGGCCGAGACGGCGGGGGAGCTGGTGCGGGTGGTGGGCGAGGAGCACGCGCTCACGCGCCTCGCGCGCGAGGAGCGCCGCGTGCACCGCGACTTGGAGCCGCTGGCGGTGTGA
- a CDS encoding alpha/beta fold hydrolase: MRRRVRTADGRHLMVERLGDPQGAPVFLLHGTPGSRLGPAPRGMVLYQRGMQLIAYDRPGYGGSDRLAGRSVADVARDVETIADTLGLERFAVVGRSGGAPHALACAALLPERVTRTAALVALAPRDADGLDWFAGMTAHNVREYRAATLDPDGVAARLTPRADAIRRNPVQLLDDLHRELTASDRRVVQDAGVRSMLLRNYQEALRTSAYGWIDDALAFCSPWGFDPGDIRGEVLLWHGEQDVFSPVGHSRWLAERIPRARAVLDPGAAHFDALHALPRVLTWLLGTE, translated from the coding sequence TTGCGACGTCGGGTGCGCACGGCGGACGGCCGGCATCTGATGGTGGAACGGCTGGGGGATCCGCAGGGCGCCCCGGTCTTCCTGCTGCACGGCACCCCCGGCAGCAGACTCGGCCCGGCGCCGCGCGGGATGGTGCTCTACCAGCGCGGGATGCAGCTCATCGCGTACGACAGGCCCGGCTACGGCGGTTCGGACCGGCTCGCCGGGCGCAGCGTGGCCGATGTCGCCCGCGACGTCGAGACGATCGCCGACACGCTGGGCCTGGAGCGGTTCGCCGTGGTGGGCCGCTCGGGCGGCGCCCCGCACGCGCTGGCCTGCGCGGCGCTGCTGCCGGAGCGGGTGACGCGGACGGCCGCGCTGGTGGCGCTGGCGCCCCGGGACGCGGACGGTCTCGACTGGTTCGCGGGCATGACCGCGCACAACGTCCGCGAGTACCGGGCGGCGACGCTCGACCCGGACGGTGTCGCCGCCCGGCTCACGCCGCGCGCGGACGCGATCCGGCGGAACCCGGTCCAGCTGCTGGACGACCTCCACCGCGAACTGACCGCCTCCGACCGGAGGGTCGTCCAGGACGCCGGCGTCCGCTCCATGCTGCTGCGCAACTACCAGGAGGCGCTGCGCACCTCGGCGTACGGGTGGATCGACGACGCGCTGGCGTTCTGCAGCCCGTGGGGGTTCGACCCGGGGGACATCCGGGGCGAGGTACTGCTGTGGCACGGCGAGCAGGACGTGTTCTCGCCGGTGGGTCACTCGCGCTGGCTCGCGGAGCGCATCCCGCGGGCGCGGGCGGTCCTCGACCCCGGGGCCGCCCACTTCGACGCCCTCCACGCCCTGCCGCGGGTCCTCACCTGGCTGCTCGGCACGGAATGA
- a CDS encoding S1 family peptidase: MKHRRIPTRRAALAGGAVVALLGAAVTFQTANASEDVPRFEVKTLSAAAAGNLASSLDERLGADAAGAYYDTKSRTLVVNVVDEQDAETVRQAGGKARVVEHSLAELKSARQALKTRATIPGTSWAVDPVTNKVIVTADSTVKGADWDKLTKVVDGLGNKAELTRSAGTFTPFIAGGDAIHTGGGRCSLGFNVVKDGQPHFLTAGHCGDSGSEWSDSQGGPKVGTMVDSQFPGNDFALVKYDTDTDHPSAVNLYNGSAQQITRAEEATVGMKVTRSGSTTQVHEGEVTGLDATVNYGNGQIVEGLIQTTVCAEPGDSGGSLFSGDAAVGLTSGGSGDCSSGGTTFFQPVTEALQAYGAQIG, encoded by the coding sequence TTGAAGCACCGACGCATACCCACGAGGCGTGCGGCCCTCGCCGGTGGAGCCGTGGTGGCTCTCCTCGGCGCCGCGGTCACCTTCCAGACTGCGAACGCCAGTGAGGACGTTCCCCGGTTCGAGGTGAAGACCCTCTCGGCGGCGGCGGCCGGAAACCTCGCCTCGTCGCTGGACGAGCGGCTCGGCGCCGACGCCGCCGGTGCGTACTACGACACCAAGTCCCGCACGCTCGTGGTGAACGTGGTCGACGAGCAGGACGCGGAGACCGTCCGCCAGGCAGGCGGCAAGGCCCGGGTCGTCGAGCACTCGCTGGCCGAGCTGAAGAGCGCCCGGCAGGCCCTGAAGACGCGGGCCACCATCCCCGGCACCTCGTGGGCCGTCGACCCCGTGACGAACAAGGTGATCGTCACCGCCGACAGCACCGTCAAGGGCGCCGACTGGGACAAGCTGACGAAGGTCGTCGACGGCCTCGGCAACAAGGCCGAACTGACGCGCTCGGCGGGCACGTTCACCCCGTTCATCGCCGGCGGCGACGCCATCCACACCGGTGGCGGCCGCTGCTCGCTCGGCTTCAACGTCGTCAAGGACGGCCAGCCGCACTTCCTCACCGCCGGCCACTGCGGCGACTCCGGCAGCGAGTGGTCCGACAGCCAGGGCGGCCCGAAGGTCGGCACCATGGTCGACTCGCAGTTCCCGGGCAACGACTTCGCGCTGGTCAAGTACGACACCGACACCGACCACCCCAGCGCGGTGAACCTCTACAACGGCAGCGCCCAGCAGATCACGCGCGCCGAGGAGGCCACCGTCGGGATGAAGGTGACCCGCAGCGGGTCCACCACCCAGGTGCACGAGGGCGAGGTCACCGGTCTGGACGCCACCGTGAACTACGGCAACGGCCAGATCGTCGAGGGGCTCATCCAGACCACGGTCTGTGCCGAGCCGGGCGACAGCGGCGGCTCGCTCTTCTCCGGTGACGCGGCCGTCGGCCTGACCTCCGGCGGCAGCGGCGACTGCTCCTCCGGCGGTACGACGTTCTTCCAGCCGGTGACGGAGGCGCTCCAGGCGTACGGGGCGCAGATCGGCTGA
- a CDS encoding DUF3533 domain-containing protein has product MTLASEVRSAVTPRAALLVIGVLALQLLFIASYVGALHRPKPEDVPFGVVAPGAAAGRAAEQLAGLPGDPLDPRVLRDEAEARRQVRDRSIDGALVVDPAGTQDTLLVATGGGAALATALERIVTETEAAQRRTVRTVDVAPASRQDFNGLSAFYLVVGWCVGGYLLASILAISAGARPANASRAVIRLTVLALSAILGGLGGALIVGPLLDALPGSLPALWALGALVVFAVGAITLALQSLTGIVGIGLAVLLIVVAGNPSAGGAFPGPMLPDFWRAIGPGLPPGAGTWAARSIAYFKGNAIGGSLQVLVIWAVAGAAVTLVVSSMRRDNGTPGKAIGT; this is encoded by the coding sequence ATGACGCTCGCCTCCGAGGTGCGAAGCGCCGTCACGCCCAGGGCCGCGCTGCTGGTCATCGGCGTCCTCGCGCTCCAGCTTCTGTTCATCGCGTCCTACGTGGGCGCCCTGCACCGCCCGAAGCCCGAGGACGTCCCGTTCGGCGTGGTCGCCCCGGGGGCGGCCGCCGGCCGGGCGGCCGAGCAGCTGGCCGGTCTGCCCGGGGACCCGCTCGACCCGCGCGTACTGCGCGACGAGGCCGAGGCGCGGCGGCAGGTCCGGGACCGCAGCATCGACGGCGCCCTCGTCGTCGACCCGGCGGGCACCCAGGACACCCTGCTCGTCGCCACCGGCGGCGGCGCGGCCCTCGCCACCGCCCTGGAGCGGATCGTCACGGAGACCGAGGCGGCCCAGCGGCGCACGGTACGGACCGTGGACGTGGCCCCCGCCTCCCGCCAGGACTTCAACGGGCTGTCCGCGTTCTACCTGGTCGTCGGGTGGTGCGTGGGCGGCTATCTGCTGGCCTCGATCCTCGCGATCAGCGCGGGCGCCCGGCCGGCCAACGCCTCCCGGGCGGTCATCCGGCTCACCGTCCTCGCCCTGTCCGCGATCCTCGGCGGCCTCGGCGGCGCGCTCATCGTCGGCCCCCTCCTGGACGCCCTGCCGGGGAGCCTGCCCGCGCTGTGGGCCCTGGGCGCGCTGGTGGTCTTCGCGGTCGGCGCGATCACCCTCGCCCTCCAGTCGCTCACCGGCATCGTCGGCATCGGCCTCGCGGTGCTGCTGATCGTGGTCGCCGGCAACCCGAGCGCGGGCGGCGCCTTCCCGGGCCCGATGCTCCCCGACTTCTGGCGGGCGATCGGCCCGGGCCTGCCGCCGGGCGCGGGCACCTGGGCGGCGCGCTCGATCGCGTACTTCAAGGGCAACGCGATCGGGGGCTCGCTCCAGGTGCTGGTGATCTGGGCGGTCGCCGGCGCGGCGGTCACCCTGGTGGTGTCGTCGATGCGGCGCGACAACGGCACGCCGGGCAAGGCGATCGGGACGTGA